A single region of the Anaerolineales bacterium genome encodes:
- a CDS encoding class I SAM-dependent rRNA methyltransferase, translating to MSARHSSEPTVIIRRDKAGMFQRRHPWVFSGAVRAVKGSPPDGGIVALYDDDGLFLGRGYYNSKSQITVHVLTWDDEPISAAFWRSRLARAVRGRDGLTTTTNAYRLVNAESDDLPGLVVDRYGDWLIFQALTAGIERHKAEIAAFLLDEVPGVRGIYERSDVDVREKEGLPPSVGVLWGGEPPPLIEIIEDRRHYLVDVRAGHKTGFYLDQRENRGTLWQMVGATAGVDHQAAEVLNGFGYTGGFAVAASMGGARTVSVDSSAEALVLAKQNLALNGAAADAHEFVVGDMFQVLRHYREEKRHFDVIVLDPPKFAHNKGQIERACRGYKDINLLAFGLLRPGGLLVTFSCSGLLEPELFRKVIFGALIDSGREAQILRRLAAAPDHPVSLTFPEGAYLKGFVCRVW from the coding sequence ATGAGCGCCCGCCACAGCAGCGAACCGACGGTGATCATCCGCCGCGATAAGGCGGGTATGTTCCAACGGCGCCACCCCTGGGTGTTCAGCGGAGCCGTTCGGGCGGTAAAGGGCAGCCCTCCAGACGGCGGGATTGTCGCCCTCTATGACGACGATGGCTTGTTTCTAGGGCGGGGCTACTACAACAGCAAATCCCAAATTACCGTTCACGTTCTCACCTGGGACGATGAACCGATCAGCGCCGCCTTTTGGCGCTCTCGCTTGGCGCGGGCAGTACGCGGGCGGGACGGGCTGACGACGACGACGAACGCCTACCGCCTCGTGAACGCCGAGAGCGACGACCTCCCCGGCTTGGTCGTGGATCGCTACGGCGACTGGCTCATTTTTCAGGCATTGACGGCGGGTATCGAACGCCACAAGGCAGAAATTGCCGCCTTCCTCTTGGATGAAGTTCCCGGCGTGCGCGGTATTTACGAGCGCAGCGATGTGGACGTGCGCGAAAAAGAGGGCTTGCCGCCGAGCGTGGGTGTCCTTTGGGGGGGCGAGCCGCCGCCCCTCATTGAGATCATCGAAGATCGCCGCCATTACCTTGTTGATGTGCGGGCGGGACATAAGACAGGGTTTTACCTTGACCAGCGCGAAAACCGAGGGACGCTTTGGCAGATGGTCGGCGCGACGGCGGGCGTTGATCATCAGGCAGCCGAGGTCTTGAATGGGTTCGGCTATACAGGGGGATTCGCCGTCGCCGCCAGCATGGGTGGGGCGCGGACGGTCAGCGTTGACTCCTCAGCCGAGGCGCTTGTCCTTGCCAAGCAAAACCTTGCCCTGAATGGCGCTGCCGCAGACGCCCATGAATTCGTTGTGGGCGATATGTTTCAGGTCTTGCGCCACTACCGCGAGGAAAAGCGTCACTTTGATGTGATCGTCCTCGATCCGCCCAAATTTGCCCACAACAAAGGGCAGATCGAGCGGGCGTGTCGCGGCTACAAAGACATCAACCTTTTGGCGTTCGGGCTGCTCCGTCCGGGTGGACTCCTCGTTACCTTTTCCTGTTCGGGGCTGCTTGAACCAGAGTTGTTCCGAAAGGTCATTTTTGGGGCGTTGATCGACTCTGGGCGAGAAGCGCAAATCCTTCGCCGCCTCGCTGCCGCCCCCGATCACCCCGTCTCGCTGACCTTTCCAGAAGGCGCGTATCTGAAAGGCTTTGTTTGCCGCGTGTGGTAA
- a CDS encoding sensor histidine kinase codes for MGANARQKTAKTPSSAALHARIAALEAALAERDQQIADFQEEAREIAILKRSIKDHVMHEIRTPMLQVKSAISSLDAEIRTRFGDSGEDAEGMLRLINYATQATSRLNDVIQNINQLALSFALKSEPFRLIDSLTVAQRQLGRSWSAGKHVHRVVSTIAEDLALVQGDRNAIGQVLYQLIENGLKFSPEGSPVTVSADMGKAEMRVRVTDLGIGIDPEKKHWIFQEFYIVDSETTRSYNGAGVGLAIVKLILDRMKCEITVKSSPNQGSEFSFTLPYAT; via the coding sequence ATGGGCGCAAACGCACGGCAAAAAACGGCAAAGACACCTTCCAGCGCAGCGCTCCATGCACGGATTGCCGCGTTGGAGGCGGCGTTGGCAGAGCGCGATCAGCAGATTGCCGATTTCCAAGAAGAAGCCCGCGAAATCGCTATCCTGAAACGGAGCATCAAAGACCATGTGATGCACGAGATTCGGACGCCAATGCTCCAAGTTAAAAGCGCTATTTCCAGCCTTGATGCCGAGATTCGCACGCGCTTTGGTGATTCTGGCGAGGATGCCGAAGGGATGCTGCGCCTGATCAATTACGCCACGCAAGCCACCAGCCGCCTGAACGATGTGATTCAAAACATCAACCAATTGGCGCTCTCCTTTGCCTTGAAATCAGAACCGTTTCGCCTTATCGATTCGCTCACGGTGGCGCAGCGGCAGTTGGGGCGTTCATGGTCAGCGGGGAAGCACGTTCACCGCGTGGTCAGCACCATCGCTGAAGACCTCGCCCTTGTGCAAGGGGATCGCAACGCGATTGGGCAAGTCCTTTATCAGTTGATTGAGAACGGTTTGAAATTTAGCCCAGAGGGTTCGCCCGTCACCGTCAGCGCGGATATGGGCAAGGCAGAGATGCGTGTGCGCGTGACCGATCTGGGCATTGGCATTGACCCCGAAAAAAAACATTGGATTTTTCAGGAATTCTACATTGTCGATTCCGAGACGACACGTAGTTACAACGGCGCCGGCGTTGGGTTGGCAATTGTAAAGCTCATTTTGGACCGGATGAAGTGCGAGATCACCGTAAAAAGCAGTCCCAATCAGGGCAGCGAATTCAGTTTTACGCTGCCTTATGCAACCTGA
- a CDS encoding nitroreductase family deazaflavin-dependent oxidoreductase — MTVQPTKPTLPALIEAARALIPPESARLPIWLWRLGLGMWIGQVAMIISTTGRRSGQVRREAPPYFFVNGRKYVLAEADAQWVQNTEANPYATIQTAYGVEHVVVRRVTDQEELTAVWVTLMHNRPQSAQTYAHQYGIQSLAEDLPANADKLPLLTFDPADKPTPPPLQADLRWVLPIAGMLIGLLWRRKPQARRIEKRQRS; from the coding sequence ATGACTGTACAGCCAACGAAACCAACCCTCCCCGCCCTCATAGAAGCGGCACGGGCTTTGATTCCCCCAGAGTCCGCCCGCCTTCCGATCTGGCTGTGGCGGTTGGGCTTGGGAATGTGGATCGGGCAGGTGGCGATGATCATCTCCACAACGGGGCGGCGCAGTGGGCAAGTCCGCCGCGAAGCGCCCCCCTACTTTTTCGTCAACGGGCGGAAATATGTCCTTGCCGAAGCCGATGCGCAGTGGGTTCAGAACACCGAAGCGAATCCCTATGCCACCATCCAAACCGCCTATGGCGTTGAGCATGTCGTTGTCCGCCGTGTCACCGATCAAGAGGAATTGACGGCGGTCTGGGTCACGCTCATGCACAACCGTCCCCAAAGCGCCCAGACCTATGCCCATCAGTATGGGATTCAATCGCTTGCCGAAGACCTCCCCGCCAATGCCGATAAGCTCCCCCTGCTCACCTTTGACCCGGCGGATAAGCCAACGCCGCCTCCCCTTCAGGCAGATTTACGGTGGGTCTTGCCCATTGCCGGAATGCTTATAGGCTTGCTGTGGCGGCGGAAGCCCCAAGCACGGCGCATCGAAAAACGGCAGCGCTCATGA
- a CDS encoding LysM peptidoglycan-binding domain-containing protein, with protein MNISKTGRKMLIAGVAVVAILFVLRIAIRAQGTELLKNTTFDQYYGIGGANVAPVGWSLTASLPVSAARQEWVFNEFPGFGASWEVSTSKAVFTMTAAQFVPGIRAGTPLRFQAYSNVFTCDKETSCIEGNVGYRISMTNSNARTRIGVDPTGGQDPNASTVVWSPYISPFDRFELAIVDVQAKTDNGVTLFLNGTQDVGMLLNKMYWDNASLQVLGPGGGAPPGATEVPRVVPFVTPAGQQADGSIIHTVRSGDTLASIAVAYKITIDEIRQLNEMAPDEYVIQIGQKLIIRPPFSVKPPVTYIIVTATYTPGVGTIYPTPTPTFTPTRTPTANSSGPIIIIITVAPTATPVSMRQESDPAAMPFARPRPNRSGGTGQQAKDAGILCAVVFEDADENGYRSAGESPLRGTLLKLTLGTGNTITRKTEGDDPICFADLAPGVYRVAAEPPPQYSVTTPREMRVEVDSGGRVGVIIGAAAGVKAHPVMPNMPAETTESSLTAVFRRSGGVILIGTAGLIVIAGIGVAVLTRA; from the coding sequence TTGAATATCAGTAAAACCGGACGAAAGATGCTCATCGCAGGGGTTGCTGTGGTGGCAATCCTCTTTGTGCTGCGCATTGCCATCCGCGCGCAGGGGACGGAGTTGTTGAAGAACACGACCTTCGATCAATACTATGGCATCGGCGGTGCGAATGTCGCTCCGGTGGGGTGGTCGCTCACAGCGTCTCTCCCTGTCAGCGCGGCGCGGCAAGAGTGGGTTTTCAACGAGTTTCCCGGTTTTGGCGCATCGTGGGAAGTCTCCACCTCGAAGGCAGTGTTTACCATGACAGCGGCGCAGTTTGTGCCGGGTATCCGCGCCGGGACACCGCTCCGTTTTCAGGCATATTCCAACGTCTTTACCTGCGACAAAGAGACAAGCTGCATCGAAGGCAACGTTGGCTACCGCATTTCGATGACGAACTCGAACGCCCGGACGCGCATCGGTGTTGATCCCACCGGTGGGCAAGACCCCAACGCCAGTACCGTTGTTTGGTCGCCCTACATCTCCCCTTTTGACCGCTTTGAACTTGCCATTGTCGATGTACAAGCGAAAACCGATAACGGCGTGACCTTGTTCCTGAACGGGACGCAAGACGTGGGGATGCTTCTGAACAAGATGTATTGGGATAACGCCAGCCTCCAAGTGTTGGGTCCGGGCGGCGGCGCTCCCCCCGGCGCCACGGAAGTTCCCCGCGTTGTTCCTTTTGTCACACCGGCGGGGCAGCAAGCCGATGGCAGCATCATTCATACCGTCCGATCCGGTGACACCCTCGCCTCTATCGCCGTCGCCTACAAAATCACCATTGATGAGATTCGCCAACTGAACGAGATGGCGCCCGATGAGTACGTGATTCAGATCGGGCAAAAGCTGATCATCCGCCCGCCCTTCTCGGTGAAACCGCCCGTCACCTACATTATTGTCACGGCGACCTATACGCCCGGAGTGGGGACAATCTATCCCACCCCAACGCCTACCTTCACCCCCACCCGAACGCCAACGGCAAACAGCAGCGGGCCGATCATCATCATCATCACCGTTGCGCCCACCGCCACACCGGTCAGTATGCGGCAGGAGAGCGATCCCGCGGCGATGCCTTTCGCCCGCCCCCGCCCGAATCGATCTGGCGGCACAGGGCAGCAGGCGAAGGATGCGGGCATTCTCTGCGCAGTGGTCTTTGAGGATGCCGACGAGAACGGCTACCGCAGCGCCGGGGAAAGCCCCCTACGGGGAACGTTATTGAAGCTGACGCTTGGCACAGGAAACACCATCACCCGCAAAACAGAGGGCGACGATCCGATCTGTTTTGCCGATTTAGCGCCCGGCGTCTACCGTGTTGCCGCCGAACCGCCCCCCCAATACAGCGTGACAACCCCGCGTGAAATGCGCGTGGAAGTTGACTCTGGCGGGCGGGTGGGCGTCATAATCGGCGCGGCAGCAGGCGTGAAGGCGCATCCGGTCATGCCCAATATGCCCGCCGAAACAACCGAGAGCAGCCTCACTGCTGTGTTTCGTCGCTCTGGCGGAGTCATTTTGATCGGAACTGCCGGGTTGATCGTTATTGCCGGAATTGGTGTGGCGGTGTTGACACGGGCGTGA